GCACCGCGGTCGTCCCGTCGTACGTCTTGGACGCGTCACCCTCAACGCTCGCCTTCAACACGCGCTTCGCGAGCGTGACCTCCACGGAAGCCTCCACATCCGACAGGTTGCCGTCCTGGGAGAACCGCACCGTCAACACCCGGGTGCCGGCGGGCACGCGCCTGAGCGCCGTGTCGTACGGCAACTCGACCGAATACGTGCCGTCGCCATTGTCCTCCGCCTTCGCATCATCGGTCAGTCTCGTCCCGCCGTAGTACAGGGCCGCCGTGCCCGACGCCGGATCGTCCGACAGGCCCACCAGACCCGACAAGCGCGACAACAGGGACATCGCGCCCGAAGCGGGCTCCTCCCCCGTCGCCGTCACCGTGGCCCTCACCGTGATCGTGTCCCCATACGTGAACGACGAGGACTGCTCGCCGCCGTTATAGACGTCGACATCGCCATCCTCCACCACACCGGCGGAACGGACCACCGTCACCTTGCCCGACACGAACTCCACCGCGTAGTTCGACAACTCCTTGGGAGCGTCCGTCTTCCACTTCGGCGTGACCGTATAGCCCCGCTCACTGACGGGCGAACCCTTCTTGTATTCGCTCGCGTAGGCCAACGCAGCCGACAACACGTCGGACAACGAGGAACCCTCACCATTGACCCAACCAGACACCGTGGCCGAATACACGGGATCAACCGACCCGTACGCCACCTCAATATCCTCGGCCGTCACAACCAGCCTGGCGGGCGCGACCGTCGCCTTGCCCGCATCGACCGTGACCTTGGAACCGTCGGCGAACGTGTAGTTCGACGCCGTGGCGGTGTCCTTCAGCACGACCGTCGCATGGGCGGTCCGCTCGCCCGCGTCGGCCTTGTCGAACACGGCCGAGACCGTGAAATCCTCACCCCGCTTCAGACTCTCGCCCGAAACCAGATTCTTAAACGACACCGCATCGACCGGCGCGTCAGCGGTGCTGTCATATGTCTTCCCCGACACCGTCACGGAAGCCGTCAGCACACGCTTGGCGATGGAGAACTGCAATTCGACCGCATCCTGGTAGTTGCCTTTGCCCGTCACCTTCGCGACGGCGGTCTTCTCGCCCGCGTTCGTGTTGTTCCCATACTCGACGGTGAAATCCGTGCCCTTGACCAGCGCCTTCTTATCGACGCCCTCACCCGACACCACGGGCTCCTGTCCCTCGCCGTCATACGTCAGAGACTCGGAAGGCAACGACAGCATGGAAGCGTCCAGCTTGGCGGGCGTGATGCCGGTCACCTCATGCGACGACGGCAACTTGGACGGCAGCGCGTACCAGCCGGATGAATCACCAGACAACCTGACATCCGACACCGTGACCGTCTTGGAGCCCGCGTTGGCGGACTCGAACGCATACTTCGCCGTGGCCGACACCTTCGCCTCATCCGCGTCGAGCACACCGGACACCACGCCGACCTTCAACGAATGGCCCTCAGGCACCGTGGCCGAGCCGTCATACGTTTTGGACGCATTACCCGACACGTCCACGCCCACGGTCCTCGCCGTCAGATCGACCGTCACGGTCTTCTCGCAATCCGCGACATTGGCGTTGCCGGAGAACCGCACCGTCAACGACTGGCCGTCCTCGATGGGAACGCCCTTCCTCGACGTGTCATACTCCAACTCGAACGAATACGAGCCGTCCTTGTTGTCCGTGACCGTCATGTCACCGGGCAGCTCCTTATCTCCCAGATACAGGGCCGCCGTGCCCGGCGCGGACGAACCCGAACCATCCGACAAACTGGACGAGCCCGAACCATCCGACAAACCGGACAAGCCGAACCCCGAACCATCCGACAGACCACGCGGAGCGGCGAACACCACAGCACCCGGCTCATTGCCCGTCGCCGTCACCGTCGCCCTCACCGTGATCGTGTCGCCATACGTGAACGAGGCTTGTTTGTCATCGCCCTTATACGAGTCGGCCGTCACCGTACTGGCGGACTTCACCACCGTCACCTTGCCCGACTTGAGCTCCACCGCATAGTTCGCCAACTCCTTGGGAGCGTCCGTCGTCCACTTCAGCGCGACCTCGTAACCGCCGTCCCTGACGGGCGAACCCTTCGCGTATTCGCAGTCATAGGCCAACTCCTCGAACAACGTGGCGGACAACGAATCCGCCTCGCCATCGACCCAACCGGACGCCTCGGCCGAATATATGGGAGCATCAGCACGATACGCCACATCGAAACTCTTGGCCGTCACCGTCAGCGCCTTCTGCTTGATGGTGAACATGCCCGTCTTCGTCACGGCCGCCCAACGCGCCCCATCCGGACCGGCGGAATACGCCGCGCTCTTGACCGACGCCTCGACCACATACGAACCCGCGTCCGACGGAGCCTCATCATCCCAATCGCCCTCGACTACAGCGGCGGGACGATATCGGAGCGACACCTCGACACCATCAGCCTCGGCGCCCTCCGACATATCGATCACATCAGAAACGGACAGCGGCGAACCGTCATACACCTTCGACACATCGCTCTTGACCGACAACGGATCACGACCGACAGCCAACGGATACGCCGAACTCGATTCCTCGTCATCATTCGCATACACCACATGACCATCAGCGGGCGCCTGTCGATACACCTCCGTCGCCGACGAAGGATCATCCGTCGTCTTATCCGCGAACACACCACCAGTGATGCAAACCACAGCTGTCGGAGTACCATCCTGTCTCTCGGCACCGTCGCCTATAGCGGCATCGCCACCGGAACCAGCCTGAGCCGTGATCCTGCCGCCCGAAATCTTGACATCGACCGAACCGGAAGCCCGCTTTCCGCCGCCAACACCGGCAGCACCCTCGCCGCCAACTGCATCGACCACACCACCAGACACCACGACACTCGTCGAACTCGAATCCCAGGCTCTGTTTCCGCCGCCAACACCAGCAGCGCCCGGGCTGCCCTTCGCGGTGACCACACCACCAGACACCTCGATATCGACTGGACCGTAAGGAAAATTTCCGCCGCCGATACCAGCAGCCCCTATATTATACCTACCATTGCCACCGGCCGCGACGACCGTACCACCTGAAATCACAACACTGACCGAACCGGAAGTTTCAGCGCCGCCGCCAACACCAGCACCAGCACCGTATGAACTCTGGATGTTACCACCGGCCGCGACGACCGTACCACCTGAAATCACAACACTGACCGGAACGCGAGCACCGGCTCCGCCGCCAACACCGGCAGCAGCCTCACCACCCGTCGCGACGACCGTACCACCCGAAATCACAATATTGACCGGAGTAGAAGCAGTATCGCCGCCGCCAACACCGGCAGCCCAGTCGCCGCCCGTCGCACTGAGGAAACCATCACCGGCAATGGACAACGACTGCCCTTCAGTCTGCAAACCGGCACAATTGTGCCCACTCTTGAGCACGCTATCGCCCTTGAGCGTGAGGTTCAACGAACCCGACTGCACCAACACGGCGGCTACCCTGGTGTTGTTACTTCGGTCGATCGCCACGCCATCGAAAGTCACGTTCGCGGTCTTGTCATCGCCCGGGTTCACAACGATTCTGTCCGTCGTGGTGCCGTTGGGGACCGACTTGGAGACGCCCTTGTCATCCGTGTAGCCAATCGTTGCCTTCGCTTGGGACGACATGCTCACCGTCAACGCCTTATCCGTCTGGATGGTCAACACATGACCGGTGCCGTCATACGTGTAATCCGTGTCATACTCGCCGCCCGACACATGGAAATCACCCGTCCGGCTCACCACCCTGACCGGATAGGCACCCACAGTCGCCGCGTCATCATTCGCCTTGACCACATACCCGTCAGCCGGAGCCACACCATACACCTCGGTCTTCGACGCGGGATCACCCGACGTATCCGCGAAGAAACCACCCGTGATCGAAACGGTAGCGGAACCAGAACCGAAGGCACCATCACCTATGGCATCGGCTTCATATCCTCCTTGAATCGTGAGATACCCACTCGAAATACTGATATCCGAACCAGTTCCCCCATCTCCGCCGCCAATTCCTGCGGCGTAGGAGCCTCCTGTCGCAGTAACCGTGCCACCTGAAATAGAGATGTTCGAGCCAGAACCCTCCATTCCTCCACCACCGATACCAGCACCGCCGAAACGGTTGCCCGTCGCAGTGACCGTACCATTGGAAATACTGATGCGAGAGCCGGAACCACGGAACCCGCCGCCGATACCAGCAGCCATATCACCGCCCGTCGCTGTGATCGTGCCGCCCGAAACAGAGATATAAGAACCTGAACCCTCCATTCCGCCGCCGATACCAGCAGCCATATCGCCGCCCGTCGCTGTGATCGTGCCGCCCGAAATCGCGATATCCGAACCCGACTCACCGTATCCACCACCGATACCAGCACCATATTGGCCGCCAGTGGCGTTCAAAGACCCACCACCGGAAACGGACAACGCACGACCGCCATTCTGCAGACCGGCACAACGATTACCGCTCTTGAGCACGCTCACGTTCTTAAGCGTGAGATCCAACGAACCCGAACGCACCAACACGGCGGCAGCACTGTCGCTCTGGCTTTGGTCGCCGCTTCGGTCAATCGCCACGCCATCGAACGTCACGCGCGCGATCCGATCCCCCGAGTCCACGACGACGCGATCGAGCTGCGTGCCAACCACGCTCCGCGCCTTGCCATCAGCGTCCCGATACTCGAACCCGTCATCCGCGGTGACGAACATGGACACCGACAACGGCTCGTCGGACACAATGGTCAACACATGATCGACGAACGTGTAATCCTTACCCAACGCGCCACCGGAAACCACGAAATCACCGGTGACATGCAGTACCTCGAAAGGATACTCGCCAGATGTCGCCGAATCACCATTGCGAGCAACATAACACCCATCGGCAGGAGCCACACCATACACCCGATTATCCACAACGCTGCCATCCGCGAAAACGCCACCAACGATGGAAACAGAGGACGAGCCGGATGAGTGAGCACCATTGCCTATGATTTCCGAACCAGCACCTCCCTCAACCCTGATCCGACCATCTATAATCGCGATGTCAGAGGCCAACCCACTAGCACCACCACCAATACCAGCAGCACCACCACGCCCCACCGCAATGA
Above is a window of Bifidobacterium eulemuris DNA encoding:
- a CDS encoding YDG domain-containing protein; the protein is MDNRVYGVAPADGCYVARNGDSATSGEYPFEVLHVTGDFVVSGGALGKDYTFVDHVLTIVSDEPLSVSMFVTADDGFEYRDADGKARSVVGTQLDRVVVDSGDRIARVTFDGVAIDRSGDQSQSDSAAAVLVRSGSLDLTLKNVSVLKSGNRCAGLQNGGRALSVSGGGSLNATGGQYGAGIGGGYGESGSDIAISGGTITATGGDMAAGIGGGMEGSGSYISVSGGTITATGGDMAAGIGGGFRGSGSRISISNGTVTATGNRFGGAGIGGGGMEGSGSNISISGGTVTATGGSYAAGIGGGDGGTGSDISISSGYLTIQGGYEADAIGDGAFGSGSATVSITGGFFADTSGDPASKTEVYGVAPADGYVVKANDDAATVGAYPVRVVSRTGDFHVSGGEYDTDYTYDGTGHVLTIQTDKALTVSMSSQAKATIGYTDDKGVSKSVPNGTTTDRIVVNPGDDKTANVTFDGVAIDRSNNTRVAAVLVQSGSLNLTLKGDSVLKSGHNCAGLQTEGQSLSIAGDGFLSATGGDWAAGVGGGDTASTPVNIVISGGTVVATGGEAAAGVGGGAGARVPVSVVISGGTVVAAGGNIQSSYGAGAGVGGGAETSGSVSVVISGGTVVAAGGNGRYNIGAAGIGGGNFPYGPVDIEVSGGVVTAKGSPGAAGVGGGNRAWDSSSTSVVVSGGVVDAVGGEGAAGVGGGKRASGSVDVKISGGRITAQAGSGGDAAIGDGAERQDGTPTAVVCITGGVFADKTTDDPSSATEVYRQAPADGHVVYANDDEESSSAYPLAVGRDPLSVKSDVSKVYDGSPLSVSDVIDMSEGAEADGVEVSLRYRPAAVVEGDWDDEAPSDAGSYVVEASVKSAAYSAGPDGARWAAVTKTGMFTIKQKALTVTAKSFDVAYRADAPIYSAEASGWVDGEADSLSATLFEELAYDCEYAKGSPVRDGGYEVALKWTTDAPKELANYAVELKSGKVTVVKSASTVTADSYKGDDKQASFTYGDTITVRATVTATGNEPGAVVFAAPRGLSDGSGFGLSGLSDGSGSSSLSDGSGSSAPGTAALYLGDKELPGDMTVTDNKDGSYSFELEYDTSRKGVPIEDGQSLTVRFSGNANVADCEKTVTVDLTARTVGVDVSGNASKTYDGSATVPEGHSLKVGVVSGVLDADEAKVSATAKYAFESANAGSKTVTVSDVRLSGDSSGWYALPSKLPSSHEVTGITPAKLDASMLSLPSESLTYDGEGQEPVVSGEGVDKKALVKGTDFTVEYGNNTNAGEKTAVAKVTGKGNYQDAVELQFSIAKRVLTASVTVSGKTYDSTADAPVDAVSFKNLVSGESLKRGEDFTVSAVFDKADAGERTAHATVVLKDTATASNYTFADGSKVTVDAGKATVAPARLVVTAEDIEVAYGSVDPVYSATVSGWVNGEGSSLSDVLSAALAYASEYKKGSPVSERGYTVTPKWKTDAPKELSNYAVEFVSGKVTVVRSAGVVEDGDVDVYNGGEQSSSFTYGDTITVRATVTATGEEPASGAMSLLSRLSGLVGLSDDPASGTAALYYGGTRLTDDAKAEDNGDGTYSVELPYDTALRRVPAGTRVLTVRFSQDGNLSDVEASVEVTLAKRVLKASVEGDASKTYDGTTAVPEKHSLGIGLSDDVLTGDKVSASAAEYTFAEARADTKEVKASGVALSDGWSDWYALESTELTGAVASGIGKAGLDALNLSVSSDGLAYTGVGLEPAVTGVGADGRALVKDKDFTVEYENNTNAGEKTAVARVTGMGNYTGEVELQFSIAKAQGVLTLTPDAGQSAVYGDAGFKLTAVSNSGGAVSFSSSDTGVATVDAQGKVSIVGAGEATITATLAGTANHTGASASVSLTVSKSGDAFRLDTVAMGAVYGDSDFVLAPFASIGAGTISYASSDEAVATVDAAGRVSVVGAGKTTLTVSSAESDDFEAKSVEVVLGVLPRPVSVVWNAEATSATASDGVSADSSVFEYAYDGAAHAPTASVSNLVAGDECALTVSGAQSDAGSYTATVTGVSNTNYTVEGGSNLSRGFSITPAAFSYTVADQSVKAGLTIADLGVAASGVGVTLPDGTVEAVPGVLAWYADAEHTTPLDATHALRSADGSPVSLWWTFAPSADAANYTGVATGVATVAVESVSTDAGVVVNPDGSASLPDDKGTVAPGGDKPVVVNPDGSVTLPEGGTFTPNPDIAGGESGVEVVVPAGGIIRPDGTVVDKDGGTVWTPVIEEPENPENPDNPGDNPDNPGENPGDSGEKPDGEPGNPENPGGDNAGSDGNQNGGSDDKKSEELSESGIDVAAPLMAVGVLMVLGLAGAVLRRKA